The following nucleotide sequence is from Populus trichocarpa isolate Nisqually-1 chromosome 11, P.trichocarpa_v4.1, whole genome shotgun sequence.
ctagtttttatttttcaacaaaaaattttatatactagctttttcaacatatttttatagttaaaaaattctaaacaaaaacatatatacatataatcaaataaatcaataattatatatgttaataaatggggaaaaaatccataaaagataactaaaaataaaattaaaaaaatcgagAGAcatatagattaagatatttaatcttgcaaGATGTGATATTTACCTGACTGTGcttgctaaatttattttttaaaataagttttttattaaataaaataataataatagaaatagatacatatattaaattgattgaataaataaaagtaaaaaacatacTATGCAAGActacatatattataaatatcatttaggaaaaaaaattcattttaaaaaataaaattcatccacacaaaagattttaaaaaaattataaataaaaaaaaaaaattgtgtgtgtgtgtgtgtgtgtttttcatttatgagAAACGAGCATACCTGTGGGATGTTGCCTCAAATTAATAGGTAGCTTGTTAGTTGTTAGCTAGGAGATTCCTTCAGTTATATTAACACGTGTCACTCGTTCATGAGAGAGGTTCGTTGGAGGCAGCCTTGGAGCTCACTGTATAAATCCTCCTGATcccctcctctctctttctcttccttctctctgAATTGCTGTCCATAGCTGGCTAGGATTACATCGCCATCACTGTCAAGTCAAGCCCAGGCCAAACTGCACTATCACCATTGATTCTCCTCAGAAAAACTAATATCTTTGCCCCAATAAAGTCCTCTCTGTTAATCCTGGTTAGTgtttagtttctttttcttaattacatACCTTCTTGGTTGATCTTGTCCTCCTttcttggacttttttttttttttttgtaattttctctttttcttcgaACCATTCAACAACATGCATCTTTCTTCTAATTCTAGCTGGTTTCCcctttcatttctttaatttattttacaaatgatattataatttgattaacGATTTTCCTCTTATATTATTCCAAGTGTGGTATGATTTGTTGGTTTCTTTTAAGTTACTTTGATTTTaaagatttgatctttttcACCTTTCCAGACAATGGCCAAAGACGATAAACGAAAACGCTGCGAGGAGGTGAATAAAGATATGATTAGTAGCTTGCCTAATGTGATAATTGGTCATATACTCTCGTTTCTTCCTACTAAAGATGCTCTGTGTACCTGCATTTTGTCCAAAAGTTGGAGAGAACTCTGGAGATCACTTcccaattttgattttgatgatcgCACATCGAAAAGTAAGATCATCTTTGGGAATTTCATGGATAGGTTCTTTTATGTTCATAACTCACGTGAAAACTCCATTACAAAATTTCGTCTCCGCGTACATGGAAACTATCCTTCTTCCCGTTTAAGTCAATGGATTGATGCAGCGATTAAGGACAATATTGAGGAGCTTATACTTTGGATACCCCTACTTACTCATGTTCCGTTGCCTCGGAGAGTTTTTAGTTGTGAGAAATTAGTAGTTTTGAACCTTAGTTATGGAATTGCTATTGATCTTCTTGGTGTTGGTGTGCGCTTTTCATGTCTCAAGGTCCTTCATCTTGAAGGACTCCCGATGCTTGACGATCTTGCTTCCATAGAGAAACTATTAGCAGGTTCCCCAGTCCTTGAAGAACTGAAAATCGAACATGAATATTGTCAATCCAGGAACGCTTTACGTGTATGCTCAAGCTCACTGAAACGCTTGACCATAAGATTCACGCGTATTCGTTATTACAGGAAGGATCCTGGTTGCAGAGCACTCACTCTTGATACCCCAAACCTAGAGCTTCTTATACTAACTGATTTCGTGTCCGAGGAGTTAAACATGCAGCAACTTCCGTGCTCACTAGTCGAGGCATCCATCAGTGTTGCTTTTACACATTTCTTCATCATACAACTAGATAGTTATATTGACATGGCGGTTCAGTTCTTGAGACTGATCATGCCTATTGTCAGGATCTTACGCTTGTGTGGGACTACTATGAGGGTAAGTTTCTTCCTCATTTCACTGTTGTGCTTAAATTTTCAGTGGTCTGATGACGCACCCCCTCACATGTTTACCCCTATACAGATTTTATCAAACGCGGTTCGTAAGAAGTTGCCTTGCTTCGAAGATCTGCCTAATTTTCAGAACTTGACTCGTTTGGAGATTGAAGCTAGTGGAGATTGTCGTTGGATGGTTTTGCATGAGATACTCAAATGCTCTGTTAAGCTGGAAGTCTTCATCTTATACAAGGACAAGGTTAGTTCCTACAAGATAAATACGTGCGCAATGTTTTCTGGAAGCATGATCGGTATTGTTCTTCTTCTTACTGGCTTTAACCGTTCAGGCTAAGGATACTCCCAAATGGCGAAGTCTTGTATGCCTTAATTCTTCGGCAATTCCCAAATGGCGAAATCCTGAATTCGCGCCACGGTGCATGAGGTCAAGCCTTAAAGTGATTGAGTGTGTAGATTTTGAAGGGGATTTCTCGGAGATAGAAATGGCGGAATATTTCATAAAGAATGCACTGGTCTTGGAGAAGATGGCTATCAGATTTGGATGGGGCATGACTCATAATTCAAAAGAACGTGTTGCCAAGAGGCTGTCAGGGTGTCAAATAGGCTCCGAAGCATGTCGAATTACATTTTCATCACcttgatttaggtttttttttaattccttttctgTTAGAGATTGCTCAACGAGGAAGAGAGAATGCAAATTACCCATATTTGATATCCATGTATATGGATGAATTCTTTTTGTTGTTCTAGTATAAAATTGTGTATTAAatacacaattttaaaaacttagatacttggatgaattctttttgttgttcatagtCTGAACTGATTTTCTTTCAACAAGTGATTTggaaaaatcgattaaaaaataaatctttcaggaaattcaaatttcaaaatattgatGAAGTGAAAAAGGAAACACAATCAATTCATGAGATTCctaaagtataatatttttatattttttcaagcatttgatTCCACTTAAATATATTGTATTATCTAGAATATCATATTTACAAATTTctcatatgataaaaaaaaaacgatttttTAGTATAAGTAAAGGAATCCTAGTTTCCTAAATGTCAGGAATTTAGGAAATaaggtttaataataaaacaagttaTTCATACATTTTCGTATAATTAAGATAAAGTAGCGAATTGGAACAactatgtttattgaatttgttatagataaaaacaaataaatatttggaGAACCTCCcaaatttagagaaaaacacttaataaaatatatatatatatatatacctttcTCTCAAATTCTCTCTTGTTCTTTAGCTTTGCAATAAAGCATTATTGTcctgaattgattttctttcaacAAGTGGTATCAAAACGTTTTCTGATTGTTTGACATGGCAATTCAAACTTCGCACTTTAGTCTCTTTGTTTGACAAATGATAAGTATAAGATTTGGTGTATCTGTGTGAAAACTTGGCTAGATTCCCAAGATGTGTGAGAAATGGTTGCAAAAGGCTTTAAAGAGCTTGCGAAAGGATTGACGTTGACACCTGTCCAGAGGGAGGCCATGCAAAAGGCATGAAATAACGATCAACAAACACTCACAATCATTCATCAATATTTGGATGACACCACTGTTGAGACAGTGGTTGACGCAACCACTGCCAAACAAGCATGAAAAGTTTTGCAACAATCAAACTAAGGAGCTGATAACGTAAAAAAGGTTTGCCTACAAAAGTTACGAGGTGACTTTAAAAAATTGCATATGCTTGAGTAAGAGAATATTTTAGAATACTTTGTTAGAGTATTAACCATATACAATGAGATGAAAAGACATGGAGAGAAGATGGAAGAAATGTGTGTGATAGAAAAGATCCTACGATCGTTACAGAAGAAATTCTACTATGTGGTGGTCGCAATAGAGAAATCGCAAAATATAGATTGTTTTTAACAATTCAAGATCTCATGAGAAAACTACAAGCCCATAAAAAAAGAGTCAGTAAAATTCAAGAAACCATGGGTGCATAAGCACTCTTCTCAAAATTCTCTATAAAAGAGAAACAAGATGGCTCTAGATATAACCTAGGAGATAGAGACAGATTTGAAAAAGGAGGTCGATGTAGCCTCAATAGGTTAACCGGTCGACTGATTAAAGCTAACCAGTCGACCAGATCCTCAGACAGTAGCAATTCAAGACCCgggttttataaaataaaaattaaatgctataattaaaaaaaaagaggttattATACTAGGGATTGctaaaattcaatcaaaagGGTTGAAACTATAATTGGAAAGATAACCATGACAAAGAAGAAGATGTAGCTCATCAGTCGACCATCACGACCACAAAGCCGTGGAGTCCACACGAGGCTCACGAGTCTGTTGTCACCAAGGAGCCATGGAGTCCACAAGCACGCGAATCCATCGTTGTAGCCACAGATCGAGCCATGGCATCCGCACGAATCTCACGGAACCATCATTGCAGCCATAGAGCCATGGAGTCCACGTGAGGCTCCCAATCCATTGCAAGCATGGAGCCATGGAGTCCATGAACAAGGGGTAACTAAAAAGCCGCATCGTCACGAACAGTGCAGAAACCAATAATTGAGCACAACAGTCTCTGCTTTTCTTATACAAAGTTGAAATGTAGTTCGAGACTAGGCTCAGTTTCTTTCCTCAAATGTTTCGAATATTTGCTCTCAGATCTCAATCAAAAGTACtttcaaaaaagataaaaataaaaacagagctAAACGAGTATCCTTTTAGTTGACCATTGCATGCTATCAATGGAGAATAAGAAAGATACAAGGTGAAGTAGAATCAGCCTGACACAAACACATCAATTTacccatacaaaaaaaaatcatataacatTTGGAAAAGCAGGATGACCATCAAATCTTGTTGCCTTAAACAATCTTCTTGTATCTTCTtcaggaaataaaaaaagaaaagattaaaaagtgtgtgtgtgtgtgtatttatataaaactctTGCATTTTctagttgctttttttttttaataatagagagtattaataaaaaaataggcatCTCCTAAAAAGTTAAATGACGATTCATGACTGCGTTagaaatgagataaaaataaataaaaggaaacattGAAGGAAATATATAACAACCGGAGTACTTATGTGTATTTCTTTCCCTTGTTCTTTACAAGATCCCTACAAAGCCTACATTCCTGGCAGAATAAGTCCAATTTACTACCTTCTAACTGGCATAGAAGATGATCTACGAATATCTTCCACGTGAAAATTTGATGTTTCTGATGAAGCAACAGAAGCTGAGTGTCGAAGGAAAGGAGTAGCTACCCCGCTTGAAGTTTCATTGGCAACTGTGGTAGGACTAACTGAAATAAAAGAAGCTGGCTGCAACTCGATTTGAGTGACTGGATCTGCATCATTCTCAGGAATATCAAGCAAATGATGATTGTCTTCCTCTGACATTAATGTGCTTGTGTCTCTGTGCATTGTAGAATCATCTGTGACAATTCCATGCCTTCTCTTCCCCCTAGCTGCTGCTTTCCCCCACCCATGGATTGTGTCCCTTATTCTTTGAGGAAATAATGCCGGCTTATAGTTTGTTCCCATCTGGTAAAAGGGAGAGAACAATACGTGATGCTAATAATGACCAGAAAatgattgaacaaaaaaaatgtggtATAATGCTACCACCTTAACCCGATGAAAACCTGCTCAAGCATTTCATGTTACTAGTTAGGAAGAGAGAGGCTTGTTCTACTCACAAGTGGATAAAGATGATTTCAATTCTTAAAACGccataaaaaatttatggcAATTTAAAGGACTCGACATCATGACTTATTCTCATgtctaaaaatatatgaagttTGTTCCAAAACCCTTGCTTGGTAATGGATTGTGATAAAACACCACAGCATCGCTCCCAGAAAGGAAAAGGTGGAGAAGataataagaaggaaaaaacttgAGGTTTGTTAGCCGACAAATCAGGCTGTCAAAATTTATTAGTTTCAACAATGTTGACGTTAGAAATAATTTCCATGGCCACTGTTCTTTCGTATGTATCAGCATGAACGGTAAATTTGAGGGTACACTCATAAACTAGGTGCTTGCACAATACTGCATAAACATGGTCATGAAGAACTTCAGACGTCCTACTTGGACATGTTCATGCATTTGCATTTGATTGCCAGTCACTAGCTAGTTATATAACTCCTGCATTATATACACTGCATAGACAACAATATATTCATTAGtgtctcctctctttctcttagaTACTGTGGTTGGATTTGACAACAAGCCCAGGAATAAAGACACATGCAGCTGGCATATGCCATGAGGCTGAAGGGCTATATTGGCGGTCAAGTCTCTGTTACTGGAAGCTGTGGTGTATCTGCATCTGATACAAGTTAAAACTAGCTAGATTGTGGTAGATTATGTGCTTCTAATGTCTTGTTCATGATATTTGTTGACTAGTAGATTATGCATTAGTATTTTCTTGCATATATAATATGAATTGACCAGTTTTTTCCTTGGGGAAAAGTGCATATAGTGGCAATATGATATACCTGGGTAGCAAGTGCATAAAGTGGCAAGGTGATGTAGCTGCAGAGGAACTGCCCAGCATGTTCCTTTTCAGTAGAATCATTAGTTTCcttatacatatttattatttatgtcaAGAAAACAGCTGTAAATATTTGTGTAATCATAGGGTAATTAGCTTTCTATAATTAGGCCGAGATTATAGTTAATAGTAGCAGATTTTATGAAATGTAAATCAGAATTCTTCCATTTTAATAAAAGAGACTCTCATGAAGGGAGGTCATTCAGCCAAATTAACAATGATATACCTGGGTAGCAAGTGCATAAAGTGGCAAGGTGCTGTAGCTGCAGAGGAACTGCCCAGCAAACCTACAAGATAATACAATAATGCAGTAGCTGTAAAAGCTGATGAATCCTCAAGAAAGTCTCAACTATCTCAGATGTATGCATACCCCAACACAAGTCGTATGTACACCTGCAAATGGTTCCTAATATAGCAGGATCTGTACCCAAATTGCCACTgtaaattaatcaacaaaagaCAGATCAGTTCAACGTACAGATTCAACACCTcatcatggaaaagaaaaaactttgtaTCTCCTCATTTCTGATTCTTCTGGTCAGTGATTATCACACATTCTTTTCGTAAACATTGAATCAACCCAGGAAAAAGTGAGGTTTTTGTTCAAACAATCAcggaaattataataaatttgagcTTGGTTGATGTCAAGAAGGAAAGGACAAAAGTGAACTCTCGCAGTCCAATGAATAATGATCAAGTCAGGGTAGAGGAGGTACCCAAAACCAAAAGAATGAAGCCAATTCAAATGCATTCTGCAATCACAtttcagagaaagaaaagaacgagATGTCAGTTATGCTACTTTGGCACAACACCATAGAACCATTTTCTAGGAAAGAAGGAACTGAAAGGACGGTATATGTTACCATTTTAACTTGAGCAACTGATCACAGTGAGCATTGCTTACCTGGAACAGGATAAAATGGATCAATGGCAGAAACAGTTCTGGCTTCTTGAACCAGAAAAGATCATCTCGAGGCCTCAGCTTCCCTTCTACAGAGTGTCCAGTAAGGCCAGCAGTCTCTAATGTCAAGGTCGCAATAACATGTTGTAGCTTTGCACCGACTACAAGAACAAGCTGCCCGTGACATGAAATATCAGAGATGCCCAGTGCAATGACTTAAGTAATACAAAATTCGTTACGTGTAATCTGTTGTCCTTCCAAATGTCTGTTTCTCACTGCATACTTTTTGTTTCTACCGAGGAAAATTCCATTTGCAGCATACAAGTGATTGATAAAACTGAAACTCAAAAGAACCTGCAGCACTTACAGTGATTGGAACGACGGATATCCAGAAATAGAGATTAGATCCTGTTGAAAGGTTCCAAAGCGAACAAACCATAAATTAGTAAGATAGATTGAGACTTTAGGATAACCCGATCATACAACACCagatcatttatgatttatgattgTATGTTGCGggctgattaatttttttaaacgtAAATAACTGTCTAAGCGttgatgtattttaaataatatcttttaaaaatattaatatagcaACATACATAgaaaggagataaaaaaaaataagaaaacttaattaaaaaaaataatatctagttaaaaaaatccaaaaaaataaacagaatcaACTCATTAAACTCATAACCTGAGTCAAGAAATCgaaataatcctataaaaagcaaataaaaaaaaattacgaagttCAATTTCAactaacccaatattaaaagatgaaatcaaaataaaatcaatttaaaaaagctgcaaaagaaaaaaacaacgcaaatcaacccgagttaacttgttaaactcgttatctagatcatgagatcatgataaatacattgaaagcaaattgaaaaaaaaaatatcaagtctCAATTCcaacaaatccagtattaaatattaaaatataataataaattcatataaCTAGTATATAacataatagaaagaaaatttaaaaataattacaaaatacaatttctagaataacctaatattaaaaaataaaattataaaaatgttaaattaaaaaaatattaaataaaaaaacaaaacaaaacactaatgaataattttttatgagtgGCTACGGTGAATTAGccataaatgttttaattaatgttttgttaataCTCACCGAAATTCGTATATTGTTACCCAATGGCAAGTGCAAAACAAAGCGATTCAtagcattaattatttttcactcTCATAGACATACCTTCCACATTAAACAGCATGAATGCAACAACAAATCCCCACAATGGACCACTGCAAGGCATTGAACACACAGGCATTTAGCTGGTCCATCTTCTCCTTGCTCAATCATGCAGATGAATGGCCTGAAAATACAAGAAACATTCAAAGTACATAGACGACGTTACCTCACACCAACAATTCTCTGGAATTCTTCTTCCATAGAGCGAATCATGTAGCTGTGAAAATCGAATTTCAATAAGAGGTTGTGATTCTgccatgaataagaaaaaacaaagaggaatgGATGTCAATAAAGCATCACTGATACTACCAACAGTATATCAGCAAAGACGCTCACGTTGTATCTGTATATATacacttcattttcttcttctttcttaaaCCCTAGTACAATACCATTGAATTCCTCGGTTGATTCTGGGATGATAACACCCCTACTCCTCTCTTTTTCCTGGAGGAGAGTGTCATATTGCATTGATAGTAAATCCTAAATGCTAGTTGAAAAGTAGAACTTCCTATGTGCCCCTTGCAATGTTGTAAATGctatttgagaaataaaaatttacttcaAGTATGGGCTAACAGATAACAGCAGATCATACCATGATGAAGCCCTTGCGAAGAGTGAGGTAGTCTGTGCGAGCCACTGAAGGTCCAAATTGCCGAAAGAAACATGTCTGCAAGTTGATAAAACACATCAAACGATGACCAACACAAAAACAAGGCCTGATGGGAAGGCTCTAATTCTATTGCAGAATTTGAGGTAATAACAAGCAAGCATCGATTACAACATAGAAAGCATTAAAGAGCAAGAAAGAGAGTTTTGTACCTACCACCCAGATAAGAAAACTATTCTTGACCAAAGGGCTTGATGTACGTTGTCTTGCGAAGGTTGTTTGCCTTCGCAATGtcttttctctattgatttctgTTACAGAATAGATTACTAAGTCGTGATTTCTGTGATACAGCAGTATTTCTAAGAATAAATATTCTCAATTGAAATGATATTGGAAGGTGAAGGTATCGCTTGAAAAATAATGCcaagagaggaagaaaagagaaaacaacagAAACTTATTGCGAGTTCCTATTTTTTTCCTAAGTATCTTCATTcgaatacaaacaataaaatctcAATCTCTTTAAAAGTTCTAGCATCTAGACTTACATGTATAAGGACAAGCTAAATAGTGCATACAGAAGAGAGAGATTAAGTAGTTATATTCTAAATCAGCCATCAAGTATAAAGCTGACATAGGCAAAAAGAATTGGGCAGCACTTGTTACtgtttaaacttttaaatctaTTCAAAAGCACTTTCCTGTCTAAGGCTTTACCTGTTGATACATCACGGCAGTCCAAACGAGCCAAATCCTCCCATACTCTCCAACTATGAATCTGGTGAAACAATTACAATGTTAGGCAGTTGGTCATGGTGATAACGAGATTATGGTTCTCTTGTTTCATGAGTCAAATCTAGTATCTTGTATTTGATCAACTGCAGTTCAGGAAGACGATGGTTTTTATGGTCAACATAATTTCCTCTCCCGGGTCCTGGGAAAAGACATAACAAGTTCGACTAGAAAATACTGTATTACTCTAAATACAACAACCAAAAGCAACAGCTCAAAATGCATAACCTTCACAATTGCCAGCAGCATTGTTAAGCAACTGTAAGAAATGTGTGTGATTGCCATGACGAAAATGAAGCGATGCAACCGCTCGAGATCTTGATATGACACGAATGGCTCATATCCCTGCACGTCAAACAGTTTTCAGAATCGAATATTTGTCATTGAGAAAACGAATGCCATAATAAAAGAAGGTTATCAACTCGCTGCTTTGAAAATTCAATATTGCAACATCCTCAACAACgttttatatagatgaattaaTGACATGCCTTTTCGCAGGTATTCCAATCCAAGCCATTCAACATTCTTCGAAGTGGATGAGGAAGAACAGGAAGCATCACTAGTTTACGTCCCTCGGaagaattttgtttaatttcctcATCATTCTCTGGACTCGTGCAAGAAGCAAAATTGCCTTCATAGAACTTTGATGGAATGCAAATATTGGCTATGGTGCTTGAGGTAGCTGTTAAAAGAAGTGATATGAATCCAAGCAGCATCAACTCTGAAGACAAGTACAAAATGACACTTGTGAAtgaaaattagtgaaaaaaaatatgaaaggaaGGGGATTAAAAATTACTTGTAAGCTAAAGAACTAGATGAACTTTCTGCAGCAtctgatgtttttttaacttggaaAATACCTTCTTTCATCTTCTCCACAGCTGCAAGCAAAGGTTTCCGATTGGTTTCCCGCAACCactgaaaaacaaatgaacaaaGAATCAAATCTCAGATTAGACGCCAAAGCTATTGAAACCAACACTGGCATTccagaaaagaaaatgcaaccAAAAATAATCTGACAGATTCTGTTTCAATTCATCTGTCGATATTGAGTTCTCCTAAAGCAAACATGTGAAATTTTATCATAAACCTGCTGAAACAAAGTTAACGAAGCTGGTGCTTCCATAACAGTCTTCCAAAATGTAATTTTCACATCTAAAGCATTTTATGTAATAATCAATGAGATTTCAGCCTACAATCATGACCAAGAACCAAACAGAAAGCTAGAGGTATCAACTAAAAGCCCTCAAAAAGTCAATAAAAGCTATTTAGAAACTCAAATTCCTCTAAACATCAGAAAAGAAGTAGTGGCAGATATCAATTGCCAAGCAAAGTGCCTTACTGCTTGCAAAACCTTTCATCAAGAATGATATATCCATATATACCCAGGTTTCAAAGggatcaaatatataaataaaatattaagaaaatccaTTATGTACCTTGAACTTTAAGTAATAGAGTGAAAGGaaggaaaaacaatcaaattctgCACAAATACAGTGTAGTACCTCACAAATCATAACAATGACAAAATGCAACATCAGGAGAAAATGGTAAgaacacaagaaaaaataatagacaGTAGAAAGAAGATGTCACTTACACTACTTAGTCTGTGAATTGAGCGCTCCACAATCAGAGAAACAACCACAAAGATTGTCAACACAGTTGCAACTGACCATGTTGGAGTTAAGGCCAAGGATCTCGTTTCTTTTGTATCTTCTTCCATTCGAAGCAATCCTACTCAGACACGCAAACTTTTGTCTTTAAATCTTAACACCGCTAAAGCCCGTCTTAATTTTAAACTAACAACGACAACAAGCAACCAAATTCGCTTCCCAGAAATCAAaaccaccaaaaaaagaaacacaaacttaACTCCATCATCCTGCTCCTCGtgtaatcatatatataaatatgataatacaaacaaaaaaaaaagtttggaacCCAACcgagctctctctctctctctcctccttttctctctattttcttgGCTGAGACAAAACCAATCTCTGAGGCTCAGTTTGATCAAACTGTTGGTGAGAGAAATCACTgatggtggctttgaaacactcagaATGGATAAAATATactgttttatttcaacaataatAAGCTTACAATAACTAAACAAAAGCTCTTAATACAcgtcctctctttctctttaatGTTTCTCTTTAATCTCTCCACACATATAACATAAACTTAGCTgtctatttatacacaaattgaaagtaaaaaaaatcaaacttcaagtgtgaaggcagCTGGCGGCacacagctggtggctggctgCAAGTGGTGTTTGAGACGGTTGACAGCTGGTGACTGCAAGTGGTGGTTGATGGTTGCTTTCCTTGACCTTCTAAACTGAGTTTACTACAACACAAACTACTTGAGCTCACCTTgatttactatttattattattcatgaataatatatatatatatatgatattattctattcatgaataataatttttttttcatatgtatttttctagatattttttcgacatatttttcaaaattatatatcctcaacttttaaaataaacagGAGATAATTCATCTAAACAACACTGCGCAAAGAACACTCTTAACAAGACAGAGAACACACATCTTTTCTCTACACATAAATTtatcttcttgaatttttatttgcttatcaTTTGAGAAAAAAGCTTAAATATTAACTTAAGTATCAAAATGTCTCTTGTTCCATAAGGAACTTGTTTTACATGCACAACTTAAGCACGGAACTCATTGGCAAATGAAAGTCAATATTTTTCTGTGAAAATTTTTCTCGACTTCATGAGTGGCATCGTCTGTGggaaccaaaataaacaattttttcattccttttcaatttatacgAAAAACAATTCGTGGCTAACGGGATTTCAGTACATGGAAGAGTAACTAATCTCCCCACATTGACTCCAGTTCACCTAAGTAAATGCAAGTACTCAATAACT
It contains:
- the LOC7460832 gene encoding F-box/LRR-repeat protein At4g14103, with product MAKDDKRKRCEEVNKDMISSLPNVIIGHILSFLPTKDALCTCILSKSWRELWRSLPNFDFDDRTSKSKIIFGNFMDRFFYVHNSRENSITKFRLRVHGNYPSSRLSQWIDAAIKDNIEELILWIPLLTHVPLPRRVFSCEKLVVLNLSYGIAIDLLGVGVRFSCLKVLHLEGLPMLDDLASIEKLLAGSPVLEELKIEHEYCQSRNALRVCSSSLKRLTIRFTRIRYYRKDPGCRALTLDTPNLELLILTDFVSEELNMQQLPCSLVEASISVAFTHFFIIQLDSYIDMAVQFLRLIMPIVRILRLCGTTMRILSNAVRKKLPCFEDLPNFQNLTRLEIEASGDCRWMVLHEILKCSVKLEVFILYKDKAKDTPKWRSLVCLNSSAIPKWRNPEFAPRCMRSSLKVIECVDFEGDFSEIEMAEYFIKNALVLEKMAIRFGWGMTHNSKERVAKRLSGCQIGSEACRITFSSP
- the LOC18103379 gene encoding MLO-like protein 11 isoform X1, whose amino-acid sequence is MEEDTKETRSLALTPTWSVATVLTIFVVVSLIVERSIHRLSSWLRETNRKPLLAAVEKMKEELMLLGFISLLLTATSSTIANICIPSKFYEGNFASCTSPENDEEIKQNSSEGRKLVMLPVLPHPLRRMLNGLDWNTCEKGYEPFVSYQDLERLHRFIFVMAITHISYSCLTMLLAIVKIHSWRVWEDLARLDCRDVSTEINREKTLRRQTTFARQRTSSPLVKNSFLIWVTCFFRQFGPSVARTDYLTLRKGFIMNHNLLLKFDFHSYMIRSMEEEFQRIVGVSGPLWGFVVAFMLFNVEGSNLYFWISVVPITLVLVVGAKLQHVIATLTLETAGLTGHSVEGKLRPRDDLFWFKKPELFLPLIHFILFQNAFELASFFWFWWQFGYRSCYIRNHLQVYIRLVLGFAGQFLCSYSTLPLYALATQMGTNYKPALFPQRIRDTIHGWGKAAARGKRRHGIVTDDSTMHRDTSTLMSEEDNHHLLDIPENDADPVTQIELQPASFISVSPTTVANETSSGVATPFLRHSASVASSETSNFHVEDIRRSSSMPVRR
- the LOC18103379 gene encoding MLO-like protein 11 isoform X2 — translated: MEEDTKETRSLALTPTWSVATVLTIFVVVSLIVERSIHRLSSWLRETNRKPLLAAVEKMKEELMLLGFISLLLTATSSTIANICIPSKFYEGNFASCTSPENDEEIKQNSSEGRKLVMLPVLPHPLRRMLNGLDWNTCEKGYEPFVSYQDLERLHRFIFVMAITHISYSCLTMLLAIVKIHSWRVWEDLARLDCRDVSTEINREKTLRRQTTFARQRTSSPLVKNSFLIWVTCFFRQFGPSVARTDYLTLRKGFIMNHNLLLKFDFHSYMIRSMEEEFQRIVGVSGPLWGFVVAFMLFNVEGSNLYFWISVVPITLVLVVGAKLQHVIATLTLETAGLTGHSVEGKLRPRDDLFWFKKPELFLPLIHFILFQWQFGYRSCYIRNHLQVYIRLVLGFAGQFLCSYSTLPLYALATQMGTNYKPALFPQRIRDTIHGWGKAAARGKRRHGIVTDDSTMHRDTSTLMSEEDNHHLLDIPENDADPVTQIELQPASFISVSPTTVANETSSGVATPFLRHSASVASSETSNFHVEDIRRSSSMPVRR
- the LOC18103379 gene encoding MLO-like protein 11 isoform X3, giving the protein MLLGFISLLLTATSSTIANICIPSKFYEGNFASCTSPENDEEIKQNSSEGRKLVMLPVLPHPLRRMLNGLDWNTCEKGYEPFVSYQDLERLHRFIFVMAITHISYSCLTMLLAIVKIHSWRVWEDLARLDCRDVSTEINREKTLRRQTTFARQRTSSPLVKNSFLIWVTCFFRQFGPSVARTDYLTLRKGFIMNHNLLLKFDFHSYMIRSMEEEFQRIVGVSGPLWGFVVAFMLFNVEGSNLYFWISVVPITLVLVVGAKLQHVIATLTLETAGLTGHSVEGKLRPRDDLFWFKKPELFLPLIHFILFQNAFELASFFWFWWQFGYRSCYIRNHLQVYIRLVLGFAGQFLCSYSTLPLYALATQMGTNYKPALFPQRIRDTIHGWGKAAARGKRRHGIVTDDSTMHRDTSTLMSEEDNHHLLDIPENDADPVTQIELQPASFISVSPTTVANETSSGVATPFLRHSASVASSETSNFHVEDIRRSSSMPVRR